A region from the Thermanaeromonas toyohensis ToBE genome encodes:
- a CDS encoding HD-GYP domain-containing protein, translating to MFTWGLCSDIYHDIIECLTAALEARDPYSKEHSSRVADMAYDLGRRLGLRGKELEKVHIAAHLHDIGKIGVPDQILQKPGKLLPHEWAAIRRHPEIGYNILSRSRRLEDIALLVLYHHERWDGKGYPKGLKGEAIPLGARIIGLCDAIDAMTSDRPYRPALSWRQCWEEVEANKALQFDAVVVEAAEALWPVWEKRWSSRKGA from the coding sequence ATGTTTACATGGGGTCTATGCTCCGACATTTATCATGATATTATTGAGTGTTTGACGGCTGCTTTAGAGGCGAGGGATCCTTATTCTAAAGAGCATTCCAGCCGGGTAGCAGATATGGCTTATGACCTGGGTCGCCGTTTGGGGCTCAGGGGCAAAGAGTTAGAAAAAGTACATATTGCCGCCCATTTGCATGATATTGGTAAAATCGGTGTCCCGGACCAAATTTTACAAAAACCTGGTAAGCTCTTGCCCCATGAATGGGCGGCCATTAGACGGCATCCTGAAATAGGCTATAATATTTTAAGCCGTTCGCGGCGGTTAGAGGACATCGCCCTTCTAGTCCTTTATCACCACGAACGCTGGGATGGTAAGGGATACCCTAAAGGGTTAAAAGGAGAAGCCATTCCTTTAGGGGCGCGAATCATCGGTTTATGTGATGCTATCGATGCTATGACTTCTGACCGGCCTTATCGTCCCGCCCTTAGCTGGCGCCAGTGTTGGGAAGAAGTGGAAGCAAATAAAGCTTTGCAATTTGATGCTGTAGTGGTAGAGGCAGCGGAAGCTTTATGGCCGGTGTGGGAAAAAAGGTGGTCATCCCGTAAGGGGGCTTAA
- a CDS encoding ATP-binding protein, translating to MKVAVASGKGGTGKTTVAVSLALALEEKIPVQFLDCDVEEPNGHLFLNPTYTQKEEVTLLVPEVDENKCNYCGTCAKICAFNAIAIASQRVLVFPELCHGCGACSRFCPRGAIKEIPFRIGIVASGWAGRIEMVEGRLDIGKPLAPPVIKAVKKRARPNKAVIIDAPPGTSCPVVTAISGSDFCLLVTEPTPFGLYDLKLAIEVSRELRIPCGVIINRSTFTDGEVERYCYQEDVPVVLKIPFDQRYAACYAKGVPFILGFPEWAPVFRDLWQRIDGMVKKGV from the coding sequence ATGAAAGTGGCGGTGGCCAGCGGTAAAGGCGGGACAGGCAAGACTACGGTAGCTGTTAGTTTAGCTTTGGCCTTAGAGGAGAAAATACCGGTTCAATTTCTCGATTGTGATGTGGAAGAACCTAACGGCCACTTATTTTTAAACCCTACTTATACCCAGAAAGAGGAAGTAACCCTCTTGGTACCAGAAGTAGATGAAAATAAGTGCAACTATTGTGGTACTTGTGCTAAGATATGCGCCTTCAACGCCATAGCCATAGCCAGCCAAAGGGTTTTGGTGTTCCCTGAGCTCTGTCATGGATGTGGGGCCTGCAGCAGGTTTTGCCCTAGGGGAGCTATAAAGGAAATCCCTTTCCGGATAGGTATAGTAGCCAGCGGCTGGGCAGGGAGGATAGAAATGGTAGAAGGTCGGTTGGATATTGGTAAACCGCTGGCCCCGCCGGTTATAAAAGCGGTAAAGAAACGTGCTAGACCTAATAAGGCCGTGATAATAGATGCTCCACCTGGCACTTCTTGCCCTGTTGTGACTGCCATAAGTGGAAGCGATTTTTGCCTTTTAGTTACAGAACCCACGCCCTTTGGGCTTTATGATTTGAAATTGGCTATAGAGGTAAGCCGAGAATTGAGGATTCCTTGTGGGGTTATTATTAACCGCTCTACTTTTACAGATGGTGAGGTCGAAAGGTATTGTTATCAGGAGGATGTCCCGGTGGTTTTAAAAATACCCTTTGATCAGCGTTATGCCGCTTGTTATGCGAAAGGAGTCCCCTTTATTTTAGGATTTCCTGAATGGGCTCCTGTTTTTAGGGATTTATGGCAGAGAATAGACGGGATGGTGAAGAAAGGTGTTTGA
- a CDS encoding NifB/NifX family molybdenum-iron cluster-binding protein — translation MKIAVTAQGPSLEASVDPRFGRCSYFVIAGPGGTIIEAISNDSAAAGGGAGISAAQMLINKGVEIVLTGQVGPNAMRVLQSAGIKIYQTTASTVKAALEELRQGKATPVSGATVGPHFGFGRGGR, via the coding sequence GTGAAAATAGCTGTTACGGCTCAAGGGCCGAGCCTGGAAGCTAGTGTAGACCCGCGTTTTGGACGCTGCTCTTATTTTGTTATAGCAGGACCCGGCGGGACAATAATCGAGGCTATTTCCAATGATAGCGCGGCGGCTGGAGGCGGGGCCGGTATAAGCGCGGCTCAGATGCTGATAAACAAAGGGGTAGAAATTGTGCTGACCGGGCAGGTAGGCCCCAATGCCATGCGTGTATTACAGAGCGCGGGAATAAAGATTTATCAAACTACAGCTTCTACAGTTAAGGCTGCTTTGGAAGAGCTAAGACAAGGGAAGGCGACACCTGTTTCCGGGGCAACTGTAGGTCCTCATTTTGGTTTTGGAAGGGGAGGGAGATAG
- a CDS encoding ABC transporter ATP-binding protein, which produces MLVIKDLQVSFGHLTVLKGINLRLEKGEVLAVVGESGAGKTTLGLSIMGLSPGRCTGQILFKGRDILALPEEERCRIRGKEIAMVFQNVEDALHPLYPVVDQVMEAILIHGLKDKEVAQGKAVEILKAVGLRQDRLHTFPHQLSGGEKQRVLLALALANDPEVLILDEPTASLDVITRAEIISLLKRVIRDKIVLLITHDLSTAAKLATRVAVLYGGRVVELGATRSLFTFPRHPYTRGFLRSYPNMTTVKDLQGIPGPPYKPVGGCPFHPRCTQRMEICSQEVPELKGLGDYFLACHRGGIIPLLEIKNLSKSFNGVRAVQEVELTLYEGETLALVGESGSGKTTLALTIMGLLPPDKGEIWLEGQKVLHRDKEFYQRVQMIFQNPQESLSHRMNVLQLVKEPLDVQGWGREEEKVERVKQVLEEVELPTQDFFLHKYPHELSGGEAQRVAIARALVLNPKLLIADEPTSALDASIQAKILKLLLNLQEKRGLAILFITHDIALARKVSDRLAVMKDGSLVEEGPASEVISNPKHPYTRTLLSLAADLTEGISVQDMI; this is translated from the coding sequence ATGCTGGTCATTAAAGATTTGCAAGTGTCCTTTGGCCACCTAACGGTGTTAAAGGGTATTAACCTACGGTTAGAAAAAGGGGAAGTTCTGGCTGTTGTAGGGGAGTCCGGGGCAGGCAAGACTACTTTGGGCCTCTCCATTATGGGGCTTTCGCCTGGCAGGTGCACTGGGCAGATCTTGTTTAAGGGCAGGGATATCCTCGCCCTGCCGGAGGAAGAACGTTGCCGGATCCGGGGAAAAGAGATAGCTATGGTTTTTCAAAACGTGGAGGACGCCCTGCACCCCCTTTATCCGGTGGTGGACCAGGTCATGGAGGCTATACTGATTCATGGGCTTAAAGACAAAGAGGTTGCCCAAGGGAAGGCGGTGGAGATCCTTAAAGCGGTTGGCCTAAGACAGGACCGGTTGCACACCTTTCCTCACCAGTTGAGCGGCGGGGAAAAACAGAGGGTTCTTTTAGCCCTGGCCTTGGCCAATGATCCCGAGGTACTCATCCTAGATGAACCTACTGCTTCTCTAGATGTTATAACTAGAGCGGAAATTATAAGTCTCCTTAAAAGGGTAATTAGGGATAAAATCGTTTTGTTAATCACCCACGACCTGTCTACAGCTGCTAAACTGGCCACCCGAGTGGCCGTCTTATATGGTGGTCGGGTAGTAGAGCTAGGCGCCACTAGGAGTCTTTTTACCTTCCCGCGCCATCCCTATACCCGGGGATTCTTGCGCTCTTATCCCAACATGACCACAGTCAAGGATTTACAAGGGATCCCCGGGCCTCCTTATAAGCCTGTGGGCGGATGCCCTTTTCATCCCCGCTGTACCCAGCGGATGGAAATCTGTTCCCAAGAAGTGCCGGAATTGAAAGGCCTTGGGGACTACTTCTTGGCCTGTCACCGGGGAGGGATAATACCTTTACTAGAAATAAAAAACCTTAGCAAATCCTTTAACGGGGTGCGGGCCGTGCAGGAAGTGGAATTGACCCTGTACGAAGGAGAAACCTTAGCCCTGGTGGGGGAAAGTGGATCTGGTAAGACCACCTTGGCCTTGACCATCATGGGCTTGCTGCCACCGGATAAGGGCGAAATTTGGCTGGAGGGTCAAAAAGTTTTACACAGGGACAAGGAATTCTATCAACGAGTGCAGATGATCTTTCAAAATCCCCAGGAATCCCTAAGTCACCGGATGAATGTCTTACAGTTGGTGAAAGAGCCCCTGGACGTGCAGGGCTGGGGCAGGGAAGAGGAGAAGGTGGAACGAGTAAAGCAGGTTCTGGAAGAAGTAGAGCTACCAACTCAGGACTTTTTCTTGCACAAATATCCCCACGAGCTCAGCGGTGGAGAAGCCCAGAGGGTGGCCATTGCCCGGGCCCTGGTATTAAATCCCAAGCTTTTAATTGCCGATGAACCCACCTCTGCCCTAGACGCCAGTATACAAGCTAAGATTCTAAAGCTTCTCCTTAACCTGCAGGAGAAAAGGGGATTGGCCATACTCTTTATTACCCATGATATCGCTTTGGCTAGAAAAGTGAGCGACCGCCTGGCGGTCATGAAGGACGGTTCTTTGGTAGAAGAGGGGCCGGCCAGCGAAGTTATATCTAACCCCAAACATCCTTACACCCGTACGCTTCTAAGCCTGGCGGCCGATCTGACAGAGGGAATTTCCGTTCAAGATATGATATAA
- a CDS encoding NifB/NifX family molybdenum-iron cluster-binding protein, which yields MKIAVATEGNMVAEHFGHCSHYTLFEVKSGEILSKTVIPNPGHQPGFLPGYLASLGVECVIAGGMGARAMELFAQQGIETITGVGGLVDEAVREYLRGNLKSQGGPCQHDHHHGC from the coding sequence TTGAAGATAGCAGTAGCTACAGAGGGTAATATGGTAGCCGAACATTTCGGGCATTGCTCCCATTATACTTTATTTGAAGTGAAAAGCGGGGAGATCTTAAGCAAGACAGTAATCCCCAATCCCGGACACCAGCCAGGGTTTTTGCCAGGATATTTGGCTAGTCTAGGTGTAGAATGTGTAATCGCTGGGGGCATGGGAGCAAGGGCCATGGAGCTATTTGCGCAACAAGGGATTGAGACCATTACCGGTGTAGGAGGCCTAGTGGACGAAGCAGTACGGGAGTACTTGAGGGGCAATTTAAAGAGCCAAGGCGGTCCGTGCCAGCACGATCACCATCACGGATGCTAA
- a CDS encoding FAD-dependent oxidoreductase: MARKIVIIGGVATGPKAAARARRLDPEAEITLVEQGSFLSYAGCGMPYYIAGVVKEMEELMCTPAGVVRDAAYFKGIKGINVLTRTRALSIDRQAKEVRVMNLETGEVKTLPYDKLILATGSTPVRPPIPGLDLGRVYTLGNLEEAAAIRDALASGRVEKVVIIGGGLIGLEVADALKTAAQTYGREFKITLMEALPQLVSAQLDADMAALLAKHLRTQGVDLRLSCKVLRLEGDEEGKVKAVITEEDMVPTDMVIVATGVRPNTALAQVAGLRLGTSGGIIVNEYLETDDPDILAGGDCVENIHVLNGKPIYLPLGSTANRHGRVLGANVTGGREKFPGVLGTAIFKAFDYNVGRTGFSEKEARASGYKVETIICPNPDRAHYYPGSKPIIIKMVADKATRKLLGVQIVGPGEVAKRVDVAATAITLGATIDQVANLDLAYAPPYSTALDPLTHAANALRNKLDGLAQSLNPLEVKERLERGEDLLLLDVRTPAEVEEIRLPYPQVRHIPLGKLRQEAASLPRDRDIIAFCKISLRGYEAELILKSLGFTRVFFMEGGLAAWPFEVVKGK; encoded by the coding sequence ATGGCTCGCAAAATCGTTATTATCGGAGGAGTAGCGACGGGACCCAAGGCAGCTGCTCGAGCCCGTAGGTTAGATCCAGAGGCTGAAATTACTTTAGTAGAGCAGGGAAGTTTTCTTTCCTATGCTGGTTGTGGCATGCCTTATTACATAGCTGGGGTAGTAAAAGAAATGGAGGAGTTGATGTGTACACCAGCAGGTGTAGTAAGGGATGCAGCCTATTTTAAGGGGATTAAAGGGATAAACGTTCTTACTCGTACCCGAGCTCTTTCTATAGATCGTCAAGCTAAAGAAGTGCGAGTGATGAATTTAGAGACAGGGGAAGTCAAAACTTTACCTTATGACAAGTTGATTTTGGCTACGGGAAGTACCCCTGTTAGGCCCCCTATCCCGGGCCTGGATTTAGGCAGAGTTTATACCTTGGGAAACCTAGAAGAAGCGGCAGCTATTAGAGACGCTTTAGCTAGCGGTCGGGTAGAAAAGGTAGTTATCATTGGCGGTGGACTTATCGGGTTAGAGGTGGCTGATGCCCTTAAGACCGCCGCCCAAACCTATGGACGGGAGTTTAAAATAACTCTTATGGAAGCCCTTCCTCAGCTGGTGAGTGCCCAGTTAGATGCAGATATGGCAGCCCTCTTAGCTAAACATTTGCGGACCCAAGGGGTGGATTTACGTTTAAGCTGTAAGGTATTACGTTTAGAAGGGGACGAAGAGGGGAAAGTTAAAGCAGTAATTACAGAAGAAGATATGGTTCCCACCGATATGGTGATAGTAGCTACAGGGGTGCGGCCTAATACTGCCTTGGCCCAGGTGGCTGGCTTGCGCCTTGGAACCTCAGGAGGAATAATAGTTAACGAATACTTAGAAACAGACGATCCTGATATCCTGGCAGGCGGTGATTGTGTAGAAAATATTCATGTTTTGAATGGTAAACCAATTTATTTACCCTTAGGCTCTACAGCCAACCGGCATGGTCGAGTTCTAGGGGCTAATGTTACTGGAGGCCGCGAAAAGTTTCCAGGGGTACTGGGTACAGCTATTTTCAAAGCCTTCGATTATAACGTAGGCCGTACAGGCTTTTCGGAAAAGGAGGCTAGGGCTAGCGGTTATAAAGTAGAAACTATTATCTGCCCTAACCCGGACCGGGCCCATTACTACCCGGGCAGCAAACCTATTATTATAAAAATGGTAGCGGATAAAGCTACCCGTAAGCTTCTAGGTGTTCAAATTGTGGGACCAGGAGAAGTGGCTAAAAGGGTGGACGTGGCGGCAACTGCTATTACTTTAGGAGCTACAATAGACCAGGTGGCTAATCTAGATCTAGCTTATGCTCCTCCTTACTCTACAGCCCTCGATCCTTTGACTCATGCAGCTAATGCCCTGCGTAATAAGCTAGATGGGCTGGCTCAAAGCTTAAACCCCTTGGAGGTTAAAGAACGTCTTGAGCGAGGAGAGGATTTGCTCCTTTTGGATGTGCGGACGCCAGCGGAAGTAGAAGAAATACGCCTACCCTACCCCCAGGTGCGGCATATTCCTTTAGGCAAGCTCCGGCAGGAGGCGGCAAGCCTCCCCAGGGACAGAGATATTATAGCCTTCTGTAAGATAAGCCTGCGGGGATATGAAGCGGAGCTAATTTTAAAGAGTTTAGGTTTTACCCGGGTATTCTTTATGGAAGGAGGCCTTGCGGCCTGGCCTTTTGAGGTAGTCAAAGGGAAATAA
- a CDS encoding NAD(P)H-hydrate dehydratase, with the protein MILIVGTVPTEDLDLVQGKVVKVGDSLKVQDYAFPCGQGTGAMISACLAVTSALGVEPPHALLAGDIGRGQGTRRLYQYLIEHVRELKPRILALHYCLPIVRLIQKLCEALEYCQPRPLLVADAGAMYAAKAGGMAPQFDIFTPDPSEMAFLADPEAAHPAYVSRHLFDTETQQVPELIKKAYTNGGAAKILLVKGAIDYIATEGRVMARIEEPCVPELECIGGTGDTITGMIVALTGAGWDPLKAAIISAQINRLAGKMAGATPATPVARLIEYIPVVLKAHNPNYLERRFLQYDRN; encoded by the coding sequence TTGATCCTCATTGTGGGAACTGTTCCCACAGAAGATCTTGACCTTGTCCAGGGTAAAGTGGTAAAGGTAGGAGATTCGCTTAAGGTCCAGGATTATGCTTTCCCTTGTGGGCAGGGTACAGGAGCCATGATCAGCGCATGCCTTGCGGTAACAAGTGCTTTGGGCGTAGAACCTCCCCATGCGCTTCTGGCCGGAGATATTGGCAGGGGCCAAGGCACCAGGCGCCTTTATCAATATTTAATAGAGCACGTGAGGGAACTGAAGCCTAGGATTCTTGCCCTACATTATTGCCTGCCCATAGTTAGATTGATACAAAAGCTTTGTGAAGCACTTGAGTATTGCCAACCCCGGCCTTTGTTAGTTGCCGATGCTGGGGCCATGTACGCAGCTAAGGCGGGTGGAATGGCTCCTCAATTTGATATTTTTACTCCCGACCCCAGTGAAATGGCCTTTCTCGCTGATCCAGAAGCTGCTCATCCCGCTTATGTCAGCCGTCATCTTTTTGACACCGAGACCCAACAAGTTCCTGAACTGATAAAAAAGGCTTATACCAATGGTGGAGCCGCTAAAATCCTCTTAGTTAAAGGGGCTATAGATTATATTGCCACTGAAGGAAGGGTTATGGCTAGGATAGAGGAGCCTTGTGTGCCGGAACTAGAGTGCATAGGTGGAACAGGGGACACCATAACCGGCATGATAGTTGCTTTAACAGGCGCCGGGTGGGATCCCCTGAAAGCAGCTATTATAAGTGCCCAGATCAACCGGCTGGCTGGCAAAATGGCAGGCGCCACACCAGCCACTCCGGTAGCTCGACTCATCGAGTATATTCCCGTGGTTTTAAAAGCCCATAACCCCAATTACCTGGAAAGGAGGTTCCTCCAATATGATAGAAATTGA
- a CDS encoding ATP-binding protein gives MFELLVISGKGGTGKTSLVAALAMLAKNKVLVDCDVDAPDLHLLLHPEEESSNEFWGGYKASIDIERCTRCGLCEEACRFEAIKDFRVDPIFCEGCGVCFRLCPVGAIKFRQLMVGYWYISRTNFGPLVHARLGVGEENSGKLVTVIRQAARNLAREKGLSLIIIDGPPGIGCPVISSLTGVSLALVVTEPTVAGKHDLERVITLASHFRVPIVIAINKFDLALEKSEEIEEYCAQQGLEIAGKIPFDEEVNQALSRGQSFLTNKYSKAARAVTSLWEKLQVRLGS, from the coding sequence GTGTTTGAACTACTGGTTATTAGTGGTAAAGGTGGAACGGGTAAAACCTCATTAGTAGCTGCTTTGGCCATGTTAGCTAAGAATAAAGTGTTGGTAGATTGCGATGTAGATGCCCCCGACTTACACCTTCTTCTCCATCCCGAAGAAGAAAGCAGCAATGAATTCTGGGGGGGCTATAAAGCGAGTATTGATATAGAGCGGTGTACCAGATGCGGTTTATGTGAAGAAGCCTGCCGTTTTGAAGCCATAAAGGATTTTCGAGTAGATCCTATATTTTGCGAAGGATGTGGTGTTTGCTTCCGTTTATGCCCGGTAGGGGCTATCAAATTTAGGCAGTTGATGGTGGGATATTGGTATATCTCCCGGACTAATTTTGGCCCCTTGGTCCATGCCCGCCTAGGAGTGGGAGAGGAAAATTCGGGAAAACTCGTTACAGTTATCCGCCAGGCAGCCCGTAACCTGGCCCGGGAAAAAGGCTTAAGTTTAATAATTATTGATGGACCACCTGGGATAGGGTGCCCTGTAATTTCTTCCTTGACGGGTGTCTCCTTAGCCTTAGTGGTTACGGAGCCCACTGTGGCAGGTAAACATGATTTGGAAAGGGTAATAACTCTTGCCAGCCATTTTCGAGTACCGATTGTAATAGCTATAAACAAATTTGACCTAGCTTTAGAGAAAAGTGAAGAAATAGAGGAATATTGTGCCCAACAGGGGCTAGAAATAGCAGGAAAGATACCCTTTGATGAGGAGGTTAACCAAGCGCTATCCCGCGGCCAATCCTTTTTAACCAATAAGTACTCTAAAGCAGCTCGTGCTGTTACCTCCCTTTGGGAGAAATTGCAAGTGAGGCTAGGAAGCTAA
- a CDS encoding DUF3343 domain-containing protein encodes MILKWPGLATRAVQEKKNTRGIIIFPTVEEALKGEKVVKKAGYEGKLVAPPPALRKGCDLAVEIELVEQTAIARALQGQVYYIGIYPLEGSAELLQIVKIVYFPEHVMVKAGNMKIVFSKDTGIIVNISGGGCPDVPYLYTKLVGSHLETIPRPQDLGFTLCALMLDRAWEEALAIWKGGRLT; translated from the coding sequence TTGATTTTAAAATGGCCTGGCCTGGCTACCCGCGCGGTCCAAGAAAAGAAAAATACCCGGGGAATAATAATCTTCCCTACAGTGGAAGAGGCTTTAAAGGGGGAAAAGGTGGTTAAAAAAGCCGGATATGAAGGTAAGCTGGTGGCGCCACCCCCTGCTTTGCGGAAGGGTTGCGATTTGGCTGTAGAGATAGAGCTGGTAGAGCAAACAGCAATTGCTCGCGCTTTACAAGGACAGGTCTATTATATAGGTATCTATCCCTTAGAAGGTTCTGCCGAACTATTGCAGATAGTAAAGATCGTCTATTTTCCAGAACACGTAATGGTAAAAGCCGGTAATATGAAAATTGTTTTTTCTAAGGACACCGGTATAATCGTCAATATATCAGGGGGTGGCTGCCCAGATGTTCCTTACCTGTATACCAAACTAGTAGGCTCCCATCTAGAGACAATCCCCCGGCCGCAAGATTTAGGTTTCACCCTCTGCGCTTTAATGCTGGATAGAGCCTGGGAAGAAGCTTTGGCTATCTGGAAGGGAGGAAGGCTCACTTGA
- the yedE gene encoding YedE family putative selenium transporter: protein MRGINSRQYLMIVAGFVLGAVAALMTVAGNPANMGICLACFYRDITGALGLHRTATVQYLRPEIMGIVLGGFISALAFGEFRARGGSAPLVRFFLGAFFMIGAMVFLGCPVRAVLRVAGGDLNGLTGIAGVVTGALIGIYFLKRGFNLGRSTPTYTAAGWIMPLFMVGLLLLAIFRPQFIFTSKEGPGAAHAPLILSLIVGLLFGFLAQRTRMCFVGGWRDLFLVKDTYLFSGIAAFFIGALILNLMLGKVHVGFVNQPISHSNHLWNFLGMILAGLTATLLGGCPLRQTVLAAEGDTDAGITVWGIIAGAAFAHNFGLASSPKGPSPLGPLAVVIGLAFALAVGFLMRERID, encoded by the coding sequence ATGCGTGGTATCAATTCGCGCCAATATCTAATGATCGTAGCCGGGTTTGTCCTAGGGGCTGTAGCTGCCCTGATGACAGTAGCAGGCAACCCAGCTAATATGGGTATCTGCCTAGCCTGTTTTTACCGGGACATAACCGGCGCCTTAGGTTTACACAGGACAGCAACTGTCCAATACCTAAGGCCGGAAATTATGGGTATAGTTCTAGGCGGCTTCATTTCTGCCCTCGCTTTTGGGGAATTCCGAGCCAGGGGAGGTTCTGCGCCTCTTGTTCGCTTCTTTTTAGGTGCTTTCTTTATGATAGGTGCTATGGTGTTCCTCGGATGCCCAGTAAGGGCTGTATTAAGGGTGGCAGGAGGAGATTTAAATGGGCTGACCGGTATAGCCGGAGTGGTGACTGGTGCTTTAATAGGAATTTATTTTTTAAAAAGGGGTTTTAACCTGGGCCGTTCGACCCCAACCTATACAGCAGCTGGCTGGATAATGCCTCTATTTATGGTGGGCCTCCTGCTGCTGGCCATCTTTAGACCCCAATTCATATTCACCAGCAAAGAAGGTCCAGGCGCTGCTCATGCACCTTTGATCCTTTCTCTAATAGTAGGATTACTATTCGGCTTCCTCGCCCAAAGGACCAGGATGTGCTTTGTGGGGGGCTGGCGCGATCTGTTCTTGGTAAAGGATACTTATCTTTTCAGCGGTATAGCTGCCTTTTTTATAGGTGCTCTTATCCTTAATCTCATGTTAGGTAAAGTCCATGTAGGTTTTGTTAATCAGCCTATTTCCCATAGCAATCACTTGTGGAACTTTCTAGGGATGATCCTGGCCGGCCTTACTGCCACTTTACTGGGAGGATGTCCCCTACGCCAAACGGTCCTGGCTGCCGAAGGGGATACCGATGCTGGTATAACCGTCTGGGGGATAATAGCAGGAGCCGCCTTTGCCCATAACTTCGGGCTGGCCTCTAGTCCTAAAGGTCCCAGTCCCCTGGGCCCTCTAGCTGTGGTTATAGGTTTAGCCTTTGCCCTGGCTGTAGGGTTCTTGATGCGGGAAAGGATCGATTAG
- a CDS encoding Fur family transcriptional regulator has translation MENVEKVSKDREKFYAVQDNLQRLQESDRRLTRQRKAVLKAFLELSPEHPTVEKIYQVAKNYCSTLGLATVYRTLDLFAQLGIAQKIPSTEGITRYDIDKDSHVHFICLECGETKELEIGIDTLVDKCKDKGFEIAKASLLFFGYCPSCRTKGNNP, from the coding sequence ATGGAAAATGTCGAAAAAGTCTCGAAAGACCGAGAGAAATTTTATGCAGTCCAGGATAATTTACAACGTTTACAAGAGAGCGATCGCCGGCTCACTCGTCAGCGCAAGGCGGTACTTAAAGCTTTCTTAGAGCTATCACCAGAACATCCAACGGTAGAAAAAATATATCAGGTAGCGAAGAATTATTGTTCTACCTTAGGGTTAGCTACTGTTTACCGCACATTAGATTTATTTGCCCAGCTAGGTATTGCGCAAAAAATACCTTCCACAGAAGGTATTACTAGATATGATATTGATAAAGATTCTCATGTTCATTTTATTTGCCTTGAATGCGGGGAGACCAAGGAATTAGAGATAGGAATCGATACTTTGGTGGATAAGTGTAAAGATAAGGGCTTTGAAATCGCTAAGGCCTCTCTCTTATTTTTTGGCTATTGTCCTTCCTGTCGAACAAAGGGTAATAACCCTTGA
- a CDS encoding 4Fe-4S binding protein, with the protein MPVLVIEEKCSGCGTCAEVCPVAAITVEGVAKVNEDCVECGTCVDECPNGALSLD; encoded by the coding sequence ATGCCAGTACTGGTAATAGAGGAAAAGTGTAGTGGATGTGGGACATGTGCAGAAGTGTGCCCTGTAGCAGCTATAACTGTAGAAGGGGTGGCTAAGGTAAACGAAGATTGTGTGGAGTGCGGTACTTGTGTAGATGAGTGCCCTAATGGGGCTTTGAGCCTAGATTAA
- a CDS encoding sulfurtransferase TusA family protein, giving the protein MIEIDVRGLSCPIPVVRTKKAMEQHPGQPLLILTDSETSKENVSRLAQSQGYSIKVEKTSNMYRLLLEPRVE; this is encoded by the coding sequence ATGATAGAAATTGATGTGCGTGGCTTATCTTGCCCTATACCGGTGGTAAGAACTAAAAAGGCTATGGAACAGCATCCTGGTCAACCTCTCTTGATCCTTACTGATAGTGAAACATCCAAAGAAAACGTTAGCCGCTTGGCCCAGAGCCAGGGGTACTCAATAAAAGTAGAAAAAACCTCAAATATGTACCGTCTACTATTGGAACCGCGCGTAGAATAA